A single Tachypleus tridentatus isolate NWPU-2018 chromosome 9, ASM421037v1, whole genome shotgun sequence DNA region contains:
- the LOC143226634 gene encoding uncharacterized protein LOC143226634 — protein sequence MYQKLMLLLLVTSLCSFSVIAGFDCWSKPDPGPCYAYFTRYYYDPASHRCKSFIYGGLCGKWKPLQNKITLFSCLCWNVTELNILGKADDNDEKTILYVVTRYCQMCLNMCVFSRFQTQRDVLFMYYSKFLILENKTDFKSGIKYY from the exons ATGTATCAGAAACTGATGTTGTTGCTTCTGGTGACGTCACTTTGTAGCTTCTCAGTAATAGCAG GTTTCGACTGTTGGTCTAAACCTGACCCAGGTCCTTGCTATGCTTATTTCACCAGGTATTACTATGATCCAGCCAGCCACCGCTGTAAATCGTTTATTTACGGGGGGTTGTGCGGGAAATGGAAACCGTTACAAAACAAGATTACACTGTTTAGCTGTTTGTGCtg GAACGTAACAGAGTTGAATATTTTGGGAAAAGCTGATGATAATGACGAGAAGACGATACTTTATGTTGTCACACGTTATTGTCAGATGTGTctaaatatgtgtgtgttcaGTAGATTTCAAACACAGCGTGATGTCTTGTTTATGTATTATTCGAAATTTCTTATACtggaaaataaaactgatttcaagtctggaataaaatattattaa